A window from Leptothermofonsia sichuanensis E412 encodes these proteins:
- a CDS encoding glycosyltransferase: MAIGLGLMLLSGSIWLVLLLGWGGFWLCDQRLEEKEDGKSSPTAADSVYPAVSVVIPARNEADVLPVSLRSLLNQDYPGPWQIILVDDQSTDGTARVARETADAVGKPERLQVISAAPLPAGWSGKLWAMDQGVQLARLSSPDYLLLTDADIEHESGNLRRLMDRAIRQDLDMVSVMVRLRCESGWEKLLIPAFVFFFMKLYPFRWVNDPARQMAGAAGGCILIRRAALAGIGGLASIREALIDDCTLAQRVKEAGSNRIKSTRKAGINPADRGQGTGQVEESVVSGRIWLGLSDLTRSLRPYPDLKTIWQMVARTAYTQLNYNPLLLLGTLVGMTLVYLVPPIALVTGAATGEWAIALMGLLTYLLMTLAYLPTVQFYRCSPGFAFCLPAIALLYTLMTLDSARRHWQGQGGAWKGRVYPQG, from the coding sequence ATGGCGATCGGGCTGGGTTTAATGCTTCTCTCTGGCAGCATCTGGCTGGTTTTACTGCTGGGCTGGGGGGGCTTCTGGTTATGTGATCAGCGGCTGGAAGAGAAGGAGGACGGGAAAAGCAGTCCGACGGCAGCGGACTCCGTGTACCCCGCGGTCAGTGTGGTGATTCCCGCCCGGAATGAGGCGGATGTGTTGCCGGTCAGCCTGCGATCGCTCCTCAATCAGGATTATCCAGGTCCCTGGCAAATTATCCTGGTGGATGACCAGAGTACGGATGGTACGGCCCGGGTGGCCCGGGAAACGGCGGATGCCGTGGGCAAACCTGAACGGTTACAGGTGATTTCAGCCGCGCCGTTGCCAGCAGGCTGGTCAGGCAAGCTATGGGCTATGGATCAGGGGGTGCAGCTTGCCCGGCTCAGTTCTCCAGACTACCTGCTGTTAACGGATGCGGATATTGAGCATGAATCTGGAAATCTGCGCCGTCTGATGGACCGGGCAATCCGGCAGGATCTGGACATGGTGTCGGTGATGGTGCGGCTCCGCTGCGAAAGTGGATGGGAGAAGCTCTTGATTCCGGCTTTTGTCTTCTTCTTTATGAAGCTGTACCCGTTCCGCTGGGTAAATGATCCAGCCAGGCAGATGGCTGGTGCCGCGGGGGGGTGCATCCTGATCCGGCGTGCAGCACTGGCAGGGATTGGCGGATTAGCCAGTATCCGGGAGGCGTTGATTGATGATTGCACGCTGGCGCAGCGCGTGAAAGAGGCAGGAAGCAATCGGATTAAGTCCACCAGAAAAGCTGGCATTAATCCCGCGGACAGGGGACAGGGGACAGGACAGGTTGAAGAATCCGTAGTTTCTGGTCGAATCTGGCTGGGATTGAGCGACCTGACCCGGAGTCTGCGTCCCTATCCAGATTTGAAAACAATCTGGCAGATGGTTGCCCGGACAGCTTATACCCAACTGAATTACAATCCCCTATTGCTCCTGGGCACCCTGGTCGGGATGACGCTGGTATATCTGGTGCCCCCCATCGCTCTGGTGACAGGAGCCGCTACCGGAGAATGGGCGATCGCCCTGATGGGTCTACTCACCTACCTGTTAATGACCCTGGCATACTTGCCGACCGTACAGTTTTATCGGTGCTCCCCTGGGTTTGCCTTCTGCCTGCCCGCGATCGCCTTGCTTTACACGCTGATGACTCTCGATTCAGCCCGGCGTCACTGGCAGGGGCAGGGTGGCGCATGGAAAGGCAGAGTGTATCCCCAGGGGTGA